A part of Miscanthus floridulus cultivar M001 chromosome 6, ASM1932011v1, whole genome shotgun sequence genomic DNA contains:
- the LOC136459627 gene encoding pectin acetylesterase 5-like isoform X1 — protein MATAEHTSSSSLPFRQRRPAGCATVMAATLLALLAAFGRSPVAVAADSSPELIELTLLTGAREKGAVCLDGSPPGYHFQRGFGSGSRSWIVYLQGGAWRSSDNTTETCSERKMTSYGSSKLMEAITFDGIFSNQQPQNPDFYNWNKVFVRYCDGASFSGDAEGEAQDGTKLFFRGSRIWDAVVDELMGKGMDTAKQALLAGCSAGGLATLVHCDNFRARFPQEVPVKCLPDGGFFLDVKDLSGERHMRSIFNGVVQLQNVSKVLPKDCLAKKDPTECFFPAELIKSISTPTFIVNSEYDAWQIANVVAPDGSYPGDTWSNCRANIRNCSSKQIDVLHGFRRELIRELKVAEGERDWGLFIDSCYTHCQTQSSDSWHSPTSPRLGNQTVAEAVGDWYFGRRRVVKQIDCEYPCNPTCSSQ, from the exons ATGGCGACTGCCGAgcacacgtcgtcgtcgtcgttgccgtTCCGGCAGCGTCGACCTGCCGGATGTGCCACGGTCATGGCGGCAACGCTCCTGGCCctgctggccgccttcggccgCTCACCTGTGGCAGTGGCGGCGGACTCTTCTCCGGAGCTCATCGAGCTGACGCTCCTCACCGGCGCGCGGGAGAAGGGCGCAG TGTGCTTGGATGGAAGCCCGCCGGGTTACCACTTCCAGAGAGGCTTCGGCTCCGGATCCCGCAGCTGGATCGTCTATCTTCAG ggAGGAGCTTGGCGCAGCAGTGATAACACCACAGAAACTTGTTCTGAGCGTAAAATGACCTCCTATGGTTCGTCCAAGCTTATGGAAGCAATAACCTTTGATGGGATATTCAGTAACCAGCAGCCACAAAATCCCG ATTTCTACAACTGGAATAAAGTCTTTGTAAGGTATTGCGATGGGGCATCATTTTCTGGGGACGCGGAGGGTGAAGCACAG GATGGAACTAAACTGTTCTTCAGAGGATCGCGCATATGGGACGCAGTCGTCGATGAACTCATGGGAAAAGGGATGGACACTGCTAAACAG GCCTTGCTTGCAGGCTGTTCTGCTGGTGGTCTAGCTACACTAGTGCACTGCGATAATTTTCGTGCAAGATTTCCTCAGGAGGTTCCGGTCAAATGCCTTCCTGATGGTGGATTCTTTCTTGATGT AAAGGATTTATCAGGAGAAAGGCATATGCGATCGATCTTCAACGGAGTTGTTCAGCTTCAG AATGTTAGCAAAGTTTTGCCCAAGGACTGCCTGGCAAAGAAGGATCCAACAGAG TGTTTCTTCCCTGCTGAACTTATCAAGAGCATCAGCACCCCCACGTTTATTGTGAACTCAGAATATGATGCTTGGCAG ATTGCAAATGTTGTTGCGCCAGACGGATCGTATCCTGGAGACACATGGTCGAACTGCAGAGCTAATATTCGGAACTGCAGTTCCAAGCAGATCGATGTGCTGCATG GATTCAGGAGGGAACTCATCAGGGAGCTGAAGGTTGCTGAAGGTGAACGGGACTGGGGGCTGTTCATCGATTCATGCTACACCCACTGCCAAACTCAATCGAGCGACTCATGGCACTCGCCCACCTCCCCAAGGCTTGGTAATCAG ACTGTTGCAGAGGCTGTTGGGGACTGGTACTTCGGCAGAAGGCGAGTGGTGAAACAGATCGACTGCGAGTACCCGTGCAACCCAACATGTAGCAGCCAGTAG
- the LOC136459627 gene encoding pectin acetylesterase 5-like isoform X2 — protein sequence MCHGHGGNAPGPAGRLRPLTCGSGGGLFSGAHRADAPHRRAGEGRSVLGWKPAGLPLPERLRLRIPQLDRLSSAVLLLIFPKKKTQGGAWRSSDNTTETCSERKMTSYGSSKLMEAITFDGIFSNQQPQNPDFYNWNKVFVRYCDGASFSGDAEGEAQDGTKLFFRGSRIWDAVVDELMGKGMDTAKQALLAGCSAGGLATLVHCDNFRARFPQEVPVKCLPDGGFFLDVKDLSGERHMRSIFNGVVQLQNVSKVLPKDCLAKKDPTECFFPAELIKSISTPTFIVNSEYDAWQIANVVAPDGSYPGDTWSNCRANIRNCSSKQIDVLHGFRRELIRELKVAEGERDWGLFIDSCYTHCQTQSSDSWHSPTSPRLGNQTVAEAVGDWYFGRRRVVKQIDCEYPCNPTCSSQ from the exons ATGTGCCACGGTCATGGCGGCAACGCTCCTGGCCctgctggccgccttcggccgCTCACCTGTGGCAGTGGCGGCGGACTCTTCTCCGGAGCTCATCGAGCTGACGCTCCTCACCGGCGCGCGGGAGAAGGGCGCAG TGTGCTTGGATGGAAGCCCGCCGGGTTACCACTTCCAGAGAGGCTTCGGCTCCGGATCCCGCAGCTGGATCGTCTATCTTCAG CAGTGCTCCTGctaatttttccaaaaaaaaaaactcagggAGGAGCTTGGCGCAGCAGTGATAACACCACAGAAACTTGTTCTGAGCGTAAAATGACCTCCTATGGTTCGTCCAAGCTTATGGAAGCAATAACCTTTGATGGGATATTCAGTAACCAGCAGCCACAAAATCCCG ATTTCTACAACTGGAATAAAGTCTTTGTAAGGTATTGCGATGGGGCATCATTTTCTGGGGACGCGGAGGGTGAAGCACAG GATGGAACTAAACTGTTCTTCAGAGGATCGCGCATATGGGACGCAGTCGTCGATGAACTCATGGGAAAAGGGATGGACACTGCTAAACAG GCCTTGCTTGCAGGCTGTTCTGCTGGTGGTCTAGCTACACTAGTGCACTGCGATAATTTTCGTGCAAGATTTCCTCAGGAGGTTCCGGTCAAATGCCTTCCTGATGGTGGATTCTTTCTTGATGT AAAGGATTTATCAGGAGAAAGGCATATGCGATCGATCTTCAACGGAGTTGTTCAGCTTCAG AATGTTAGCAAAGTTTTGCCCAAGGACTGCCTGGCAAAGAAGGATCCAACAGAG TGTTTCTTCCCTGCTGAACTTATCAAGAGCATCAGCACCCCCACGTTTATTGTGAACTCAGAATATGATGCTTGGCAG ATTGCAAATGTTGTTGCGCCAGACGGATCGTATCCTGGAGACACATGGTCGAACTGCAGAGCTAATATTCGGAACTGCAGTTCCAAGCAGATCGATGTGCTGCATG GATTCAGGAGGGAACTCATCAGGGAGCTGAAGGTTGCTGAAGGTGAACGGGACTGGGGGCTGTTCATCGATTCATGCTACACCCACTGCCAAACTCAATCGAGCGACTCATGGCACTCGCCCACCTCCCCAAGGCTTGGTAATCAG ACTGTTGCAGAGGCTGTTGGGGACTGGTACTTCGGCAGAAGGCGAGTGGTGAAACAGATCGACTGCGAGTACCCGTGCAACCCAACATGTAGCAGCCAGTAG
- the LOC136459628 gene encoding pectin acetylesterase 5-like — protein sequence MATTPRSGFAAAAPRLITMTLLAVSALLSRSSVPTAAAELVELTLLANAREKGAVCLDGSPPAYQLRRGFGAGSRSWLVNLEGGAWCNTTEDCSSRSLTDLGSSKFMKPIEFEGMLSNNHTENPYFYNWNIVDIRYCDGGSFAGDAEGEDRNGTKLFYRGLSIWEAVVDELMAKGMDAAKQVLLAGCSAGGLAALLHCDNFRARFHPEVPVKCLSDAGFFLDVKDSSGERFMRSIFSGVVHLQNVRKVLPKDCLAKKDPTECFFPPELIKSISTTTFIRNSGYDSYQVGNVVAPGGSDPGQSWASCKADIRNCTSTQILAMNGFREKMVEDLKVAQHKRGWGLFIDSCFNHCQTPFRITWHSPISLRLGNKTIADAVADWYVGKDHGVKEIDCAYPCINPTCSSQLDL from the exons ATGGCGACCACGCCTCGGTCAGGcttcgcggcggcggcgccccggCTCATCACGATGACGCTCCTGGCCGTGTCAGCCTTATTGTCCCGATCGTCGgtgccgacggcggcggcggagctcgtTGAGCTGACCCTCCTCGCAAACGCTCGGGAGAAGGGCGCGG TCTGCTTGGATGGCAGCCCACCGGCTTACCAACTCCGGAGAGGCTTCGGCGCCGGATCACGAAGCTGGCTCGTCAATCTTGAG GGAGGAGCATGGTGCAACACCACAGAAGATTGCTCCAGCCGCAGCCTGACTGACCTTGGTTCGTCTAAGTTCATGAAACCAATAGAGTTTGAAGGGATGCTCAGCAACAATCACACAGAAAATCCCT ATTTCTACAACTGGAATATAGTTGACATAAGGTACTGTGATGGGGGATCATTTGCCGGGGATGCGGAGGGCGAAGATCGG AATGGAACCAAACTTTTCTATAGAGGATTGAGCATCTGGGAAGCAGTCGTTGACGAACTCATGGCAAAAGGAATGGACGCTGCTAAACAG GTCTTGCTTGCAGGTTGTTCTGCTGGTGGTCTTGCTGCACTACTGCACTGCGATAATTTTCGTGCACGTTTCCATCCGGAGGTTCCAGTAAAATGCCTTTCGGATGCTGGATTCTTTCTTGATGT AAAGGATTCATCAGGCGAAAGGTTTATGCGGTCCATCTTCAGTGGAGTTGTTCACCTTCAG AATGTGAGAAAAGTTTTGCCCAAGGACTGTCTTGCAAAGAAGGATCCGACAGAG TGTTTCTTTCCGCCTGAGCTTATTAAGAGCATCAGCACCACCACATTTATTCGGAACTCCGGTTATGATTCGTATCAG GTAGGAAATGTCGTGGCGCCAGGCGGATCTGATCCGGGACAATCATGGGCCAGTTGCAAAGCTGATATTCGAAACTGTACTTCCACGCAAATTTTGGCAATGAATG GATTCCGGGAGAAAATGGTTGAGGATTTGAAGGTTGCTCAACACAAGAGGGGCTGGGGGCTGTTCATCGACTCATGCTTCAACCATTGCCAAACGCCATTCAGAATCACATGGCATTCGCCGATCTCCCTGAGACTCGGTAACAAG ACGATCGCTGATGCTGTTGCGGATTGGTATGTCGGTAAAGACCATGGAGTGAAGGAGATTGACTGCGCGTATCCATGCATCAACCCCACATGTAGCAGTCAGCTCGACCTATAA
- the LOC136459630 gene encoding integrin-linked protein kinase 1-like isoform X2: MAANGMKVALHRQVSGGSMKHNSELRRQASLESPRTGRATSRFLFGRQSSMDPNRRRGRSQSPVGSGTAAEDLSVPDNLDVTMQLLFFACQGDALGVEGLLRSGVDVNSINLDGRTALHIAACEGHRDVVRILLSWKANIDARDRWGSTAVADAKFYGHSKVYDLLKIHGAKIPRTKRTPMMVSVPGEIPEYELNPGEVQFRRGCDVTPGMYHIAKWNGTKVSVKILDRDGCSDQEAANSFRHELTVLEKVRHPNVVQFVGAVTQSIPMMIVSELHEEKDLSVCIQKKGKLNAHKVLRYGLDIARGMTYLHQCKPDPIIHCDLKPKHIFLDSGGQLKIAGFGVTRVSKIRPDKVRLINHGALVDSFSYHTAPELYRNDAFDSSVDAYSFGFILYEMVEGSVRTPEDSGHTIRFEGMRPSLKGKLKGYPPDFKALVEECWHPQAMARPTFSEIIIRLDKIYNNCDRQGSWKESLKLWK; the protein is encoded by the exons ATGGCGGCGAACGGCATGAAGGTGGCGCTGCACCGGCAGGTCTCCGGGGGCTCGATGAAGCACAACTCGGAGCTCCGGCGCCAGGCGTCGCTCGAGTCCCCGCGGACGGGGCGGGCCACCAGCCGGTTCCTGTTCGGGCGGCAGTCGTCCATGGACCCGAACCGGCGGCGCGGCCGGAGCCAGAGCCCCGTGGGGTCGGGCACGGCGGCGGAGGACTTGAGCGTGCCGGACAACCTGGACGTCACGATGCAGCTGCTCTTCTTCGCGTGCCAGGGCGACGCGCTGGGCGTCGAGGGCCTGCTGCGGAGCGGCGTCGACGTCAACAGCATCAATCTCGACGGCCGCACCGCGCTGCACATCGCCGCCTGCGAGGGCCACCGCGATGTCGTCAGGATTCTGCTCAGCTGGAAGGCCAACATCGACGCGCGCGACCGCTGGGGAAGCACG GCAGTAGCTGATGCCAAGTTTTATGGCCACTCCAAGGTCTACGATCTCTTGAAAATTCATGGTGCAAAGATTCCG AGAACCAAGAGGACACCGATGATGGTATCGGTCCCAGGCGAGATACCAGAGTACGAGTTGAACCCCGGAGAGGTCCAATTCCGGCGAGGCTGTGATGTTACACCG GGCATGTACCACATCGCGAAATGGAATGGCACCAAGGTGTCCGTAAAAATACTTGACAGAGACGGTTGCTCCGATCAAGAAGCCGC AAACTCTTTCAGGCATGAACTGACTGTACTGGAGAAGGTCCGACACCCTAATGTAGTTCAGTTCGTCGGAGCCGTCACTCAGAGTATACCTATGATGATTGTTTCTGAACTCCATGAGGAG AAAGACTTATCAGTCTGTATCCAGAAAAAGGGAAAGTTAAATGCTCACAAGGTGCTAAGATATGGCCTTGATATTGCCAG GGGCATGACCTATCTCCATCAGTGCAAACCGGACCCCATCATCCACTGCGACCTAAAGCCAAA ACATATCTTCCTGGATAGTGGAGGCCAACTGAAAATCGCGGGGTTCGGAGTGACAAGGGTGTCGAAGATCAGGCCCGACAAAGTGAGACTGATCAACCATGGTGCTCTAGTTGACAGCTTCA GCTACCACACTGCACCTGAGCTGTACAGAAACGACGCGTTCGACTCGAGCGTGGATGCCTACTCATTCGGCTTCATCCTGTATGAG ATGGTTGAAGGATCAGTGAGGACGCCAGAGGATTCAGGACACACGATCCGGTTCGAGGGGATGCGGCCATCACTGAAGGGCAAGCTCAAGGGCTATCCTCCAGACTTCAAAGC GCTGGTGGAGGAATGCTGGCACCCCCAGGCCATGGCTCGGCCGACATTCTCGGAGATCATCATCCGGCTCGACAAGATCTATAACAACTGCGACAGGCAAGGGAGCTGGAAGGAGTCGCTCAAGCTTTG GAAATGA
- the LOC136459630 gene encoding integrin-linked protein kinase 1-like isoform X1, giving the protein MAANGMKVALHRQVSGGSMKHNSELRRQASLESPRTGRATSRFLFGRQSSMDPNRRRGRSQSPVGSGTAAEDLSVPDNLDVTMQLLFFACQGDALGVEGLLRSGVDVNSINLDGRTALHIAACEGHRDVVRILLSWKANIDARDRWGSTAVADAKFYGHSKVYDLLKIHGAKIPRTKRTPMMVSVPGEIPEYELNPGEVQFRRGCDVTPGMYHIAKWNGTKVSVKILDRDGCSDQEAANSFRHELTVLEKVRHPNVVQFVGAVTQSIPMMIVSELHEEKDLSVCIQKKGKLNAHKVLRYGLDIARGMTYLHQCKPDPIIHCDLKPKHIFLDSGGQLKIAGFGVTRVSKIRPDKVRLINHGALVDSFSYHTAPELYRNDAFDSSVDAYSFGFILYEMVEGSVRTPEDSGHTIRFEGMRPSLKGKLKGYPPDFKALVEECWHPQAMARPTFSEIIIRLDKIYNNCDRQGSWKESLKLWCVSSRSSKRIIKCRSVKSRIHTEP; this is encoded by the exons ATGGCGGCGAACGGCATGAAGGTGGCGCTGCACCGGCAGGTCTCCGGGGGCTCGATGAAGCACAACTCGGAGCTCCGGCGCCAGGCGTCGCTCGAGTCCCCGCGGACGGGGCGGGCCACCAGCCGGTTCCTGTTCGGGCGGCAGTCGTCCATGGACCCGAACCGGCGGCGCGGCCGGAGCCAGAGCCCCGTGGGGTCGGGCACGGCGGCGGAGGACTTGAGCGTGCCGGACAACCTGGACGTCACGATGCAGCTGCTCTTCTTCGCGTGCCAGGGCGACGCGCTGGGCGTCGAGGGCCTGCTGCGGAGCGGCGTCGACGTCAACAGCATCAATCTCGACGGCCGCACCGCGCTGCACATCGCCGCCTGCGAGGGCCACCGCGATGTCGTCAGGATTCTGCTCAGCTGGAAGGCCAACATCGACGCGCGCGACCGCTGGGGAAGCACG GCAGTAGCTGATGCCAAGTTTTATGGCCACTCCAAGGTCTACGATCTCTTGAAAATTCATGGTGCAAAGATTCCG AGAACCAAGAGGACACCGATGATGGTATCGGTCCCAGGCGAGATACCAGAGTACGAGTTGAACCCCGGAGAGGTCCAATTCCGGCGAGGCTGTGATGTTACACCG GGCATGTACCACATCGCGAAATGGAATGGCACCAAGGTGTCCGTAAAAATACTTGACAGAGACGGTTGCTCCGATCAAGAAGCCGC AAACTCTTTCAGGCATGAACTGACTGTACTGGAGAAGGTCCGACACCCTAATGTAGTTCAGTTCGTCGGAGCCGTCACTCAGAGTATACCTATGATGATTGTTTCTGAACTCCATGAGGAG AAAGACTTATCAGTCTGTATCCAGAAAAAGGGAAAGTTAAATGCTCACAAGGTGCTAAGATATGGCCTTGATATTGCCAG GGGCATGACCTATCTCCATCAGTGCAAACCGGACCCCATCATCCACTGCGACCTAAAGCCAAA ACATATCTTCCTGGATAGTGGAGGCCAACTGAAAATCGCGGGGTTCGGAGTGACAAGGGTGTCGAAGATCAGGCCCGACAAAGTGAGACTGATCAACCATGGTGCTCTAGTTGACAGCTTCA GCTACCACACTGCACCTGAGCTGTACAGAAACGACGCGTTCGACTCGAGCGTGGATGCCTACTCATTCGGCTTCATCCTGTATGAG ATGGTTGAAGGATCAGTGAGGACGCCAGAGGATTCAGGACACACGATCCGGTTCGAGGGGATGCGGCCATCACTGAAGGGCAAGCTCAAGGGCTATCCTCCAGACTTCAAAGC GCTGGTGGAGGAATGCTGGCACCCCCAGGCCATGGCTCGGCCGACATTCTCGGAGATCATCATCCGGCTCGACAAGATCTATAACAACTGCGACAGGCAAGGGAGCTGGAAGGAGTCGCTCAAGCTTTGGTGTGTATCCTCCCGGAGTTCTAAACGAATTATTAAGTGTCGCTCCGTGAAGAGCAGAATCCACACTGAGCCGTGA